A genomic window from Pseudonocardia broussonetiae includes:
- a CDS encoding transglutaminase-like domain-containing protein has product MDPVQRFGRVVAVPDPPLDRAALALAAGADPGLDADRWLRELDRLAVGVTSVDSLRQRLFVDEGFGGNSGDYTDPRNSLLHHVLARRLGIPITLAVVTMEVGRRAGVPMEGVGMPGHFLVRPTGTSRYLDVFAGGAEISGARCEELFRGATGAGPDVPFGPHLLTATPTRAILVRMLENLRAVYGARRRAADLEWVLRMRLLLPGVRLLDVLELGEALGDQGRWLEGAKLLEDRVPSASAAHAERLRTAAKSLKAHLN; this is encoded by the coding sequence GTGGATCCCGTGCAGCGCTTCGGACGGGTCGTCGCGGTGCCCGATCCGCCGCTGGACCGGGCCGCGCTGGCGCTGGCCGCGGGCGCCGATCCCGGCCTCGACGCCGACCGCTGGCTCCGCGAGCTCGACCGCCTCGCCGTCGGCGTCACCTCCGTCGACTCCCTGCGCCAGCGGCTGTTCGTCGACGAGGGCTTCGGCGGCAACTCCGGCGACTACACCGACCCGCGCAACTCGCTGCTGCACCACGTCCTGGCGCGGCGGCTCGGCATCCCGATCACGCTCGCCGTCGTCACGATGGAGGTGGGGCGGCGCGCCGGCGTGCCGATGGAGGGCGTCGGGATGCCCGGGCACTTCCTCGTCCGGCCCACCGGCACGAGCCGCTACCTCGACGTGTTCGCCGGCGGCGCGGAGATCAGCGGGGCGCGGTGCGAGGAGCTGTTCCGCGGGGCCACCGGCGCGGGGCCGGACGTCCCGTTCGGGCCGCACCTGCTCACCGCCACGCCGACCCGCGCGATCCTCGTGCGGATGCTGGAGAACCTGCGAGCGGTCTACGGGGCCCGGCGCCGCGCCGCCGACCTGGAGTGGGTGCTGCGGATGCGCCTGCTGCTGCCCGGCGTCCGCCTCCTCGACGTGCTGGAGCTGGGAGAGGCCCTCGGCGACCAGGGCCGCTGGCTGGAGGGCGCGAAGCTGCTCGAGGACCGCGTCCCGTCGGCCTCGGCCGCCCACGCCGAGCGGCTGCGGACGGCGGCGAAGAGCCTGAAGGCGCACCTGAACTAG
- a CDS encoding DUF1353 domain-containing protein, translating into MTFLTGPRVLVRQADDEDWTLEEEVVYQGRTERFVVPVGTRTDFASVPRVFVWLVPKFGRYTAPAVLHDHLVRVERPAGRISAVDADGLFRRAMRELGVPFLLRWFMWAAVRLGSLTDRDGRVGWVRDLPAVLLVTVVALPVVALPAVAIVVGLLVFTALEFLVWPFLLLGRRMRPDSDKAVNRPDPGFST; encoded by the coding sequence ATGACCTTCCTGACGGGCCCCCGGGTGCTGGTCCGGCAGGCCGACGACGAGGACTGGACCCTGGAGGAGGAGGTCGTCTACCAGGGCCGCACCGAGCGGTTCGTCGTGCCGGTGGGCACCCGCACCGACTTCGCGTCGGTGCCGCGCGTGTTCGTGTGGCTGGTGCCGAAGTTCGGCCGGTACACCGCGCCTGCGGTGCTGCACGACCACCTCGTGCGCGTGGAGCGGCCGGCCGGGCGGATCAGCGCGGTCGACGCCGACGGGCTGTTCCGCCGCGCGATGCGCGAGCTGGGCGTGCCGTTCCTGCTGCGCTGGTTCATGTGGGCCGCGGTCCGGCTGGGCTCGCTCACCGACCGCGACGGCCGCGTCGGCTGGGTCCGCGACCTCCCCGCCGTCCTGCTCGTCACGGTCGTCGCGCTGCCGGTGGTGGCGCTGCCGGCCGTGGCGATCGTCGTCGGGCTGCTGGTGTTCACGGCCCTGGAGTTCCTGGTCTGGCCGTTCCTGCTGCTCGGGCGCCGGATGCGCCCCGACAGCGACAAGGCCGTCAACCGCCCGGACCCCGGCTTCAGCACCTGA
- a CDS encoding aldose 1-epimerase family protein, which produces MPMPPTGEQFEIRSGAALAVVTEVGAGLRAFSVDGRPYVETFDETARPPRGSGNVLVPWPNRTAGGRWHWNGKPQQLALTEPGAGNAIHGLLRHTFYRVEERTPDSVTLAAVVAPQPGWPVPLATTVRYAVGEDGLTVTHTVTNAGTEPVPFGVGAHPYLRAGDADTDDCTLHLAATTALPLGGGLPVASASPVAPPEIALRGTELDHAFGGCTPVDGLVRHRLSGPGGDVELWADPDFGWVQVFTPDDHPGRGRAVAVEPMTCPPDALNSGDGLLTVAPGETWTGRWGIAPR; this is translated from the coding sequence ATGCCGATGCCGCCGACGGGCGAGCAGTTCGAGATCCGCTCCGGGGCCGCGCTGGCCGTCGTCACCGAGGTGGGGGCGGGGCTGCGGGCCTTTTCCGTCGACGGCCGCCCCTACGTGGAGACCTTCGACGAGACCGCGCGCCCGCCCCGCGGCTCCGGCAACGTCCTGGTGCCCTGGCCCAACCGCACGGCGGGCGGGCGCTGGCACTGGAACGGGAAGCCCCAGCAGCTCGCGCTCACCGAGCCCGGCGCGGGCAACGCGATCCACGGCCTGCTCCGCCACACCTTCTACCGGGTCGAGGAGCGGACGCCCGACTCCGTGACGCTCGCCGCCGTCGTCGCCCCGCAGCCGGGCTGGCCGGTGCCGCTGGCCACGACCGTCCGCTACGCGGTGGGCGAGGACGGCCTCACCGTCACCCACACCGTCACCAACGCGGGCACCGAGCCGGTGCCGTTCGGCGTCGGCGCCCACCCCTACCTGCGCGCGGGCGACGCCGACACCGACGACTGCACGCTGCACCTCGCCGCCACCACCGCGCTGCCGCTGGGCGGCGGGCTGCCGGTCGCGTCGGCCTCGCCCGTCGCGCCGCCGGAGATCGCGCTGCGCGGCACCGAGCTCGACCACGCCTTCGGCGGCTGCACGCCCGTCGACGGGCTGGTGCGCCACCGGTTGTCCGGCCCCGGCGGCGACGTCGAGCTGTGGGCCGACCCCGACTTCGGCTGGGTGCAGGTCTTCACCCCCGACGACCACCCCGGCCGCGGCCGCGCGGTGGCCGTCGAGCCGATGACCTGCCCGCCCGACGCCCTCAACTCCGGCGACGGCCTGCTCACCGTCGCCCCCGGCGAGACCTGGACCGGCCGCTGGGGGATCGCGCCCCGATGA